Within the Thermosynechococcaceae cyanobacterium Okahandja genome, the region TCGGCCACCTGATCCATTTTGTTCGCGGCCAGCAGCACCGCGCGTTTCGTTGTTGTCAGCAGTTGAGCCACGTAGCGATCGCCCGTACCAGGGGGTGCCGTGCCATCCACCACAAACAAGATCACATCAACACGATTGAGCAAGCTTTTGGCATTGTGAACCAGCACCTCCCCCAGACGATGGTGTGGTTTATGGATGCCCGGAGTATCCACAAAAATAAACTGGGCGGTAGGGGTTGTGAGAATGCCCCGCAGTCGATTGCGGGTTGTTTGCGCAACCGGCGAAGTAATGGCCACCTTCTGTCCCAGCAAATGGTTAAATAGCGTGGACTTGCCGACATTGGGGCGGCCCACCAAGGCCACAAAACCCGAGCGAAACTGCGGCGGCGGCGTGGGAATGCTGGCAAGGGACTCCACAGCAGCCCACCCTTAGTTAGCCGTTGGTTCAGGGGATGGCGACTCAGCCTCTGGCAGGCTCGGTAGATTCTCGGTCGGGAGTGGATCACTGCCAAGCACCGGCTCCTCAACAGGCTGAGTAGCAAGGGCAACGCGGTTACCGCCCACCGAGCGCAGTAAATCCAGCACTTGGATGACCTCGTTGTAACTCACCACTTGCGAAGCGCGCAGGATCACCACCCCATCAGGGTTGGTCTTCAGGTAGGTGCCCAACTGCTCAAATAGTTCAGTGCGGTTCACCGGATCCTTGTCCACGTACAGTTGCCCCGCCGGATCAATACTCACCACCAGCATTTTCTGGGATTGGGCTTGACTGGTACTGGCTTGGGGCAAGTTCAGAGTAATGGCCTGCTGCCGCGTTAAACTCACCGCCGCCAAAATAAAAAAGGTCAGAATACAAAAGACCACATCAATGAGGGGCAACATTTCAATGCGGGCACCCTCAGTGTCACCGGGCACATGGATCTTCACAAGCAGTCCTCAACCACGCTGCTGTCCATGATAAATGCCGCAGCGAACAGAGTAGGATCAAAACGTTTCTGATGTGTTGGCCTATGACCCCTACCGTGCCCCAGCCCGGACAACTCATTGTCATTACCGGCCCTAGTGGTGTCGGTAAAGGGACGCTGCTGCGGCAACTGCGGCAACGCCACCCTGCTCTGGCCGTCTCAATTTCGGCCACAACCCGCCCACCGCGACCCACAGAAACCCATGGCATTGATTATTACTTTGTCTCGGTGCCAGACTTTCAGGCCATGATTGAGGCGGGTGAACTGCTGGAATGGGCAGAATTTGCCGGGCACTACTACGGCACGCCCCGGGAGCCACTGGTGCATCTCATTGAACAGGGCAAAACCGTGATTCTGGAAATTGAACTGCAAGGGGCACGCCAAGTGCGGCAATCCTATCCCCAAGCGCGTCACATTTTTATTTTGCCCCCCTCCCTTGCTGAACTGGAACGGCGGCTGCGCAGTCGTGGTCAAGATAGTGCAGCAGCGATCGCCCGGCGACTGGCGCAAGCGGAAACGGAAATTGCTGCCGCTCCCGAGTTTGATGTCCAAATTGTCAACGATGACCTTGAAAAAAGTTTAACCGCCCTTGAAACAGCAATCTTTAGCGCAACCTGCAAGCATCCTCCCCTTCAAATTTCTGATTGAAGCGTGATGATGAATTGTGGCATTAATGAACCAGCATGAGTCAGGTATGTTAAATTAGTGCAAGATGTATTCTGACATAAT harbors:
- a CDS encoding biopolymer transporter ExbD, coding for MKIHVPGDTEGARIEMLPLIDVVFCILTFFILAAVSLTRQQAITLNLPQASTSQAQSQKMLVVSIDPAGQLYVDKDPVNRTELFEQLGTYLKTNPDGVVILRASQVVSYNEVIQVLDLLRSVGGNRVALATQPVEEPVLGSDPLPTENLPSLPEAESPSPEPTAN
- the gmk gene encoding guanylate kinase, whose translation is MTPTVPQPGQLIVITGPSGVGKGTLLRQLRQRHPALAVSISATTRPPRPTETHGIDYYFVSVPDFQAMIEAGELLEWAEFAGHYYGTPREPLVHLIEQGKTVILEIELQGARQVRQSYPQARHIFILPPSLAELERRLRSRGQDSAAAIARRLAQAETEIAAAPEFDVQIVNDDLEKSLTALETAIFSATCKHPPLQISD